A genomic region of Desulfobulbaceae bacterium DB1 contains the following coding sequences:
- a CDS encoding dTDP-glucose 4,6-dehydratase produces MNNQITTENILVTGGAGFIGANFIHFILKNRPDLRVINLDALTYAGNLTSLAGLPVEHRNRHTFIHGDIRDADLLAGLFNKYPLKGVIHFAAESHVDRSIQGPKVFVDTNVGGTCALLQASLNSWDRRGRPADFRFHHVSTDEVYGSLGPVGAFTEKSPYDPSSPYSASKAASDHFVRAYGKTYGLPFVITNCSNNFGPFQFPEKLIPLILCNILTGKPLPVYGDGSNVRDWLYVLDHCAALLRVFEDGTAGQSYNIGGGAERSNLDIVRLLCRIMDDKLGRSAGVSESLITFVKDRPGHDFRYAIDATKISKELGWMPISTFEEAVNETVDWYLANMAWVDSVRSGAYRQWLELNYEKR; encoded by the coding sequence ATGAATAATCAGATTACTACAGAAAATATCCTGGTGACGGGCGGCGCCGGTTTCATCGGCGCCAACTTCATCCACTTCATTCTCAAAAATCGGCCTGATCTGCGGGTAATTAATCTCGATGCCCTGACCTATGCCGGAAACCTGACCAGTCTCGCCGGCCTGCCGGTGGAACACCGCAATCGCCATACCTTTATCCACGGCGATATCCGTGATGCAGATCTGCTTGCCGGACTCTTCAACAAATATCCATTAAAGGGTGTTATTCATTTTGCGGCGGAATCACACGTTGACCGTTCAATTCAGGGGCCGAAAGTCTTTGTTGACACCAACGTCGGAGGCACCTGCGCCCTGTTGCAGGCAAGCCTTAATTCCTGGGACAGACGTGGCAGACCTGCGGATTTTCGTTTCCATCATGTTTCCACCGATGAGGTATACGGCAGCCTGGGTCCGGTTGGCGCTTTCACCGAAAAGAGCCCCTATGACCCCTCCAGCCCGTATTCCGCATCCAAGGCCGCTTCGGATCATTTTGTCCGGGCTTACGGGAAAACATATGGCCTGCCTTTTGTCATCACCAACTGCTCCAATAATTTCGGTCCCTTTCAGTTTCCTGAAAAACTTATTCCGCTCATACTATGCAATATTCTGACGGGAAAACCGTTGCCGGTATACGGTGACGGCAGCAATGTCCGGGACTGGCTTTATGTACTTGACCACTGCGCAGCCCTGCTCCGTGTCTTTGAGGACGGAACAGCGGGACAATCTTACAATATCGGCGGCGGGGCTGAACGCTCAAATCTTGACATCGTCCGCCTGCTGTGTAGAATCATGGACGACAAGCTGGGAAGATCCGCGGGCGTCTCAGAGTCGCTTATCACCTTTGTCAAAGACCGCCCGGGCCATGACTTCCGCTATGCCATTGACGCAACAAAAATAAGCAAAGAACTGGGCTGGATGCCGATATCCACCTTTGAAGAGGCCGTGAACGAAACCGTTGACTGGTATCTGGCCAATATGGCATGGGTCGACTCCGTCCGCTCCGGGGCATATCGCCAATGGCTGGAACTCAACTACGAAAAGAGGTAA